A region of Panicum virgatum strain AP13 chromosome 8N, P.virgatum_v5, whole genome shotgun sequence DNA encodes the following proteins:
- the LOC120686913 gene encoding putative disease resistance protein RGA4: MAMVLDALASYIQNMLMEMAKEEVHMLLGVSEEIDKMGVKLGDLKNFLTDADRRNISDISVQAWVRQLRDAMYDVTDILDLCQLKAMEQGPRRDAGCFNPLLLCMRNPLHAHDIGNRIKSLNRRLEEIKKRSLDFGFINLGSYEDPSRRVASSRIGSRETSGELDESSLVGEKIEEDTRYLVEMLTEDLTKYDNNKIMVFAIVGVGGIGKTTLAQKIFNHDIIQREFGKKIWLSVNQDFSETRLLRRAIIEAGGDHQSAGNTRGALERALKEALNGQKTILVMDDVWNHKAWEDVLRTPMVTGSLTHGSCVLITTRHDMVARAMVAHEPYHHIDKLEPKDAWLLLKKQVVGNENEEAQMELLKDIGMEIIEKCDCLPLAVKVMGGLLRQKRTCRGDWENFRKDSIWSVSQMPEELNNAIYLSYEDLSPSLKPCFLHYSLLPKSRVFFDFEIVGMWISEGFIHGTSSDLEKMGKEYYDELIQRNLIEPNMRYADQCACDMHDLVRSFAQYMARNEALVAQNKEIDIADKLKSKKFFRFSLETRGSESDDELEWHSLQTQTSLRTLLSVGHIKIKPGDSLLAFSKLRTLHVEDVNFDALVESLNQLKHLRYLSIEGTNTSRLPENISKMKFLHYISLLGCNRLVNLPNSIVTLQHLRFLNIVKTGISSIPKGFHGLTNLRILYGFPAYMDNDWCSLEELGPLFHLTRLYISGLENVSSSSFATKARIGEKVRLSYLLLDCTNRIGHEGQLVKYEEGIHEKQQLEIEEVFNELCPPSGLENLAIRWYFGHRLPRWMMSKAVVVLGSLRILTMDNLACCTELPNGLCQLPCLELLQIDHAPAIKRVGPEFLQPNHHWHNHSQVGVSFPRLSTLNFIRLVEWEEWEWKEQVKALPIMEKLTLEKCKLRCVPPGLAFHARALKKLHIYDVKLLSSLENFTSVVQLELFRNANLERISNLPKLQKLVIVRCPKMKVLAGLPALQRLTLEDYDMETVPRYLQGVKPRHLLLHCRLSLLTSIAARKSCPEWEKTRHIQQVKAYANDAGILRKLYVLYTRDPFCFETNISHYAIAKGRIARAWFPYSKTCPIEDECLVGRRASVGKRRPLCLRFRCNAYRHLVPWLRQVCLHCSEADDIASSSDQWTEAAGYQAGWYYETRYGRLQRQQETSSRV, from the exons ATGGCGATGGTTCTTGATGCTTTGGCATCCTACATCCAAAACATGCTGATGGAGATGGCCAAAGAAGAGGTGCATATGTTGCTAGGGGTCTCTGAGGAGATCGACAAGATGGGTGTCAAGCTTGGAGACCTCAAGAACTTTCTCACCGATGCCGACCGGAGGAACATCTCAGACATAAGCGTGCAGGCATGGGTAAGACAGCTTCGGGACGCCATGTATGATGTCACCGACATCCTTGATCTGTGCCAGCTCAAGGCCATGGAGCAAGGTCCAAGGCGTGATGCAGGATGCTTTAATCCCTTGCTCCTCTGCATGAGAAATCCCCTCCATGCCCACGACATCGGCAACCGCATCAAGAGCCTTAACCGGAGGCTAGAGGAAATCAAGAAGCGCAGCTTGGACTTCGGCTTCATCAACCTCGGTTCATATGAGGACCCTAGTAGGAGGGTGGCATCCTCTCGTATTGGTAGCCGTGAGACATCTGGGGAGCTTGACGAGTCAAGTTTGGTTGGTGAGAAAATTGAGGAGGACACAAGATATCTGGTGGAGATGCTGACTGAGGATCTAACAAAATATGACAATAACAAAATTATGGTTTTCGCTATTGTGGGAGTTGGTGGGATTGGTAAAACCACTCTGGCCCAGAAGATATTCAATCATGACATCATCCAACGAGAATTTGGAAAGAAGATATGGTTGAGTGTGAACCAGGATTTTAGTGAGACTAGGCTGCTGCGAAGAGCTATCATCGAAGCTGGGGGTGACCACCAATCTGCTGGAAATACTAGAGGTGCGCTTGAGCGAGCACTTAAAGAAGCCTTAAATGGACAAAAGACCATATTGGTGATGGATGATGTTTGGAACCATAAGGCATGGGAGGATGTGCTCAGAACTCCCATGGTCACAGGTTCTCTAACTCACGGTAGCTGTGTCCTCATCACCACACGACATGACATGGTAGCACGAGCGATGGTGGCACATGAGCCTTACCACCACATCGATAAGCTTGAGCCCAAAGATGCCTGGTTATTGCTCAAGAAGCAG GTAGTCGGAAATGAAAATGAGGAAGCCCAGATGGAACTGCTCAAAGATATTGGGAtggaaattatagaaaaatgtgATTGTTTACCTCTTGCGGTCAAAGTAATGGGCGGTCTCCTGCGCCAAAAAAGGACATGCCGAGGAGACTGGGAAAATTTCCGAAAAGATTCGATTTGGTCAGTATCTCAAATGCCTGAAGAGCTAAACAATGCAATATATCTTAGCTACGAAGATTTGAGTCCCAGTTTGAAGCCTTGCTTTCTgcactactccctccttcccaagAGCAGAGTGTTCTTCGACTTTGAAATTGTTGGCATGTGGATTAGCGAAGGATTTATTCATGGAACCTCAAGTGACTTAGAAAAAATGGGAAAAGAGTACTATGACGAGTTGATACAGAGGAATCTTATTGAGCCAAACATGAGGTACGCTGATCAGTGTGCTTGTGACATGCATGATCTTGTCCGCTCATTTGCTCAATACATGGCTAGAAATGAAGCATTGGTAGCACAAAACAAGGAAATTGATATTGCTGACAAACTCAAATCAAAGAAGTTTTTTCGATTCTCTCTGGAAACAAGAGGATCAGAATCAGATGATGAGTTAGAGTGGCATTCATTACAAACACAAACATCACTAAGAACACTATTATCAGTTGGACATATAAAAATCAAGCCTGGTGATTCGTTGCTTGCTTTTTCAAAATTACGGACACTACACGTGGAAGATGTAAATTTTGATGCTTTAGTTGAATCTTTGAATCAACTCAAACACTTGAGGTATTTATCCATAGAAGGAACCAATACATCTAGGCTGCCAGAAAATATTAGTAAGATGAAATTCCTGCATTATATTAGCCTTCTTGGTTGTAACAGGCTGGTGAATCTTCCAAATTCCATTGTAACGCTGCAACACTTAAGGTTTCTTAACATTGTTAAGACAGGAATAAGCAGCATACCTAAGGGTTTTCATGGACTAACCAATCTGAGGATTTTATATGGGTTTCCAGCTTACATGGATAATGATTGGTGTAGCCTTGAAGAACTAGGACCTCTCTTCCACCTCACTAGGCTTTATATAAGTGGCCTGGAGAATGTGTCTTCTTCCTCATTTGCAACAAAAGCCAGGATTGGTGAAAAGGTGCGGTTGAGCTATCTGTTGTTGGATTGCACAAATAGAATCGGACATGAAGGCCAGTTGGTAAAATATGAAGAAGGCATTCATGAGAAGCAGCAGCTAGAAATCGAGGAGGTATTTAATGAACTCTGCCCTCCGTCTGGCTTAGAAAACCTCGCAATTAGATGGTACTTTGGTCACCGGCTCCCTAGGTGGATGATGTCGAAAGCAGTTGTGGTCCTTGGGAGCTTGAGGATTCTAACGATGGATAACCTGGCCTGTTGCACGGAGCTTCCAAATGGCTTGTGTCAGCTCCCCTGCTTGGAACTCCTACAGATCGATCATGCCCCAGCTATCAAGCGTGTTGGGCCTGAATTCCTACAACCAAACCATCACTGGCACAACCATTCCCAGGTAGGGGTTTCATTTCCCAGATTGAGTACGCTGAATTTTATTAGACTGGTCGAGTGGGAGGAATGGGAGTGGAAGGAGCAAGTCAAAGCCTTGCCTATCATGGAGAAGCTTACACTCGAGAAGTGCAAGTTGAGGTGCGTGCCTCCTGGCCTTGCCTTCCACGCAAGGGCTTTGAAGAAACTACACATATATGATGTCAAGCTCCTAAGCTCCTTGGAGAACTTTACTTCTGTTGTTCAGCTAGAGCTGTTTAGAAATGCTAACCTGGAGAGGATTAGTAATCTACCGAAACTGCAGAAGCTCGTCATCGTCAGGTGCCCAAAGATGAAGGTATTGGCGGGCCTGCCTGCACTACAAAGACTCACTCTGGAGGACTATGATATGGAAACAGTCCCTAGATACCTGCAGGGTGTAAAGCCAAGGCATTTGCTGCTGCACTGCAGGTTATCGCTGCTCACTTCCATAGCAGCAAGGAAATCTTGCCCAGAGTGGGAGAAGACCAGACATATCCAGCAAGTGAAGGCATATGCAAATGATGCAGGCATTCTGAGAAAATTGTACGTGCTATACACAAGGGATCCTTTCTGCTTCGAGACAAATATAAGCCACTATGCcattgccaaag GCCGGATAGCACGCGCGTGGTTTCCTTACTCAAAAACATGTCCCATTGAAGATGAGTGTCTAGTAGGACGACGTGCGTCTGTGGGCAAACGTCGGCCCCTCTGCCTCCGCTTCAG GTGCAATGCCTACCGTCATTTGGTTCCTTGGTTGCGTCAAGTGTGCCTGCACTGCAGTGAAGCCGACGACATTGCTTCCTCGTCAGATCAATGGACCGAAGCTGCAGGGTATCAGGCTGGTTGGTATTATGAGACCAGATACGGGCGGCTGCAGCGACAACAGGAAACATCATCGAGAGTGTAA